In Eretmochelys imbricata isolate rEreImb1 chromosome 18, rEreImb1.hap1, whole genome shotgun sequence, one genomic interval encodes:
- the PLEKHG5 gene encoding pleckstrin homology domain-containing family G member 5 isoform X3, whose product MARPHTAWRRQALAGQEGAGPECRQSKATNKSPRPGWRVKMQGPESVCCWTAGGHLGLEAPGCMEKAPGRKRKNMNEFLGDSSIPGQDPLQHFSCSLPSNGSDTWKNRAASRFSGFFGSGASTGPFGREMDKMEQLESKLHSYSVFGLPKLPQQLRFDQDSWEEEEDDTSLCLEDSWQEIIEGPEALTRRQCHQQEAVWELLQTEATYIRKLKVITDLFLCCLLNLQESGLLGEVEAERLFSNIQEIIQLHRALWGSVMAPVLEKARKTKALLDPVDFLKGFKMFGSLFKPYIHYCMEEEACLEYMRTLLRDSDLFRAYVTWAEKHKQCNRLKLSDMLVKPHQRLTKYPLLLKSVLKKTDDPCTRDAVITMINSVERFINHVNSRMRQRQEQQRLVAILSRIDSYEVVDSSTEEVDKLLKEFLCLDLTAPILGTSPEDTRQLLLEGSLKMKEGKDSKMDVYCFLFTDLFLITKPVKKAERTKVIRQPLLVDKIVCRELKDPGSFLLIYLNELRSAVGAYTFQASGQSLCRGWIEALYNAQNLLQQLRLQEQQRSQGQHLQSLEEGEDGESGASAASSPTILRRSSNSLDSQQCPSGGSTETISVVVVDASEERSFPDLEVGPFSSQSDETSISTTASSTTPTRELLEEGGEPAETRAPLSSTCLTLDPSGCRSASIDSAYGTLSPTSIQEFAEAQQLEPGAEDGGPPQAQRAPSPKLRRRTPVQLLPCKGKALKSKSEASLLQLIPASPLLAQSKSLCDLFTAPGPATFLAGPSQGRARREAPAGCQRTSRAGAGSQRGRSDCRSLGPSTCSSSSGGSSSELSEPEELACAKGFACPAQSSDASPAEPGQDAPPAGPEGAPECCQEPPLAHRTLSDPQAAQHRKLTLAQLYRIRTTLLLNSTLTASEV is encoded by the exons GCCCCCGGGCGGAAGCGGAAGAACATGAATGAGTTTCTGGGCGATTCCAGCATCCCGGGCCAGGACCCCCTGCAGCActtcagctgctccctgcccagtAATGGAAGCGATACGTGGAAGAATAGGGCCGCCAGTCGCTTCAGTGGCTTCTTTGGCTCCGGTGCTAGCACCGGTCCCTTCGGACGG GAGATGGATAAgatggagcagctggagagcaagctgcacAGCTATAGCGTCTTCGGCCTCCCCAAGCTCCCCCAGCAGCTCCGCTTTGACCAGGACtcctgggaggaagaggaggacgaCACCAGCCTGTGCCTGGAAGACAGCTGGCAGGAGATCATCGAGGGCCCGGAG GCCCTGACCCGCCGGCAGTGCCACCAGCAGGAGGCCGTCTGGGAGCTGCTGCAAACAGAAGCCACCTACATCCGGAAGCTGAAAGTGATCACAGAC CTCTTCCTCTGCTGCCTGCTGAacctgcaggagtcagggctgctgGGTGAG GTGGAAGCTGAGCGTCTGTTCAGCAACATCCAGGAGATTATCCAGCTGCACCGTGCCCTGTGGGGCAGTGTCATGGCCCCCGTCCTGGAGAAGGCCAGGAAAACCAAGGCGCTGCTGGACCCTGTGGACTTCCTGAAGGGATTCAAAATG TTTGGCTCCCTCTTCAAGCCCTACATCCACTACTGCATGGAGGAGGAGGCCTGCCTGGAGTACATGCGCACGCTGCTGCGGGACAGCGACCTCTTCCGGGCCTACGTGACG TGGGCAGAGAAGCACAAGCAGTGCAACCGCCTGAAGCTCAGCGACATGCTGGTGAAGCCGCACCAGCGCCTCACCAAGTACCCGCTGCTGCTCAAGTCGGTGCTGAAGAAAACGGACGACCCTTGCACCCGGGACGCTGTCATCACCATG ATCAATTCCGTGGAGCGGTTCATCAATCACGTGAACTCGCGGATGCGCCAGCGGCAGGAGCAGCAGAGGCTGGTGGCCATCCTCAGCCGGATTGACTCCTACGAGGTGGTGGACAGCAGCACGGAGGAGGTGGATAAG CTCCTGAAGGAGTTCCTGTGCCTGGACCTGACGGCCCCCATCCTGGGCACCTCCCCCGAGGACACACGGCAGCTCCTCCTGGAGGGGAGCTTGAAAATGAAGGAAGGTAAAGACAGCAAG ATGGACGTTTACTGCTTCCTCTTCACGGACCTGTTCCTCATCACCAAGCCGGTGAAGAAGGCTGAGCGCACCAAGGTCATCCGGCAGCCCCTGCTCGTGGACAAGATTGTCTGCCGGGAGCTCAAGGACCCCG GCTCCTTCCTCCTGATCTATCTCAACGAGCTGCGCAGCGCCGTGGGAGCCTACACCTTCCAGGCCAGCGGGCAGTCCCTGTGCCGCGGCTGGATCGAGGCACTGTACAATGCACAG aacctcctgcagcagctgcgTCTCCAGGAGCAGCAGCGTAGCCAAGGGCAGCATCTGCAGAGCCTGGAGGAGGGCGAGGACGGGGAGAGTGGGGCCTCGGCAGCCAGCTCGCCCACCATCCTGCGCAGAAGCAGCAACAGCCTGGACTCCCAACAATg CCCCTCCGGCGGCTCCACGGAGACCatctcagtggtggtggtggatgCCAGCGAGGAGCGCTCCTTCCCGGACTTGGAAGTGGGGCCGTTCAGCTCGCAGTCGGACGAGACCTCCATCAGCACCACCGCTTCGTCCACCACCCCCACccgggagctgctggaggagggcGGGGAGCCTGCAGAGACACGCGCCCCCCTCAGCTCCACTTGCCTGACGCTGGATCCCAGCGGCTGCAGGTCGGCGTCCATCGACAGTGCCTACggcaccctctcccccacctccatccagGAGTTTGCTGAGGcgcagcagctggagccaggggcGGAGGATGGGGGGCCCCCGCAGGCGCAGCGTGCCCCCTCGCCCAAGCTGCGCCGCAGGACGCCCGTGCAGCTCCTGCCCTGCAAGGGGAAAGCGCTCAAGTCCAAGTCGGAGGCCAGCCTGCTGCAGCTGATCCCAGCCTCGCCCCTCCTTGCCCAGAGCAAGAGCCTCTGCGACCTCTTCACGGCTCCGGGCCCGGCCACGTTCCTGGCAGGCCCCAGCCAAGGACGTGCACGGCGCGAGGCCCCGGCTGGCTGCCAGAGGACTAGCAGGGCGGGCGCCGGGAGCCAGCGTGGCCGGTCGGACTGCCGAAGCCTGGGCCCgagcacctgcagcagcagcagcggtggcTCCTCGTCAGAGCTCTCCGAGCCCGAGGAGCTGGCGTGCGCCAAGGGCTTTGCttgcccagcccagagcagcgACGCCTCCCCTGCGGAGCCTGGGCAGGATGCTCCCCCAGCAGGGCCCGAGGGGGCTCCCGAGTGCTGCCAGGAGCCGCCCCTTGCGCACCGGACACTGTCAGACCCGCAGGCGGCCCAGCACCGCAAGCTGACCCTGGCTCAGCTGTACAGGATCAGGACCACCTTGCTCCTCAACTCCACGCTGACCGCCTC GGAGgtctga